The Rhododendron vialii isolate Sample 1 chromosome 5a, ASM3025357v1 genome contains a region encoding:
- the LOC131326725 gene encoding synaptotagmin-1-like yields MGFFSTLLGFTGFGVGVSAGLTIGYFCFIYFQPNDVKDPAIRPLIEQDSVTLQRLLPEIPLWVKNPDYDRIDWLNKFIEYMWPVLDKAICKTAENIAKPIIAEQIPKYKIESAEFQKLTLGCLPPTFQGMKVYVTDEKELIMEPSLKWAGNPNVVLVLKAFGLKASIQVVDLQIFAAPRITLKPLVPSFPCFAKIQVSLMEKPHVDFGLKLFGADLMSIPGLYRFVQELIKDQVASMYLWPRTLEVPIMDPTKAMKRPVGILHVKVLKAMNLRKKDLLGASDPYVKVKLTEDKLASKKTKVKQRNLNPEWNEEFNLVVKDPETQALELQVFDWEQVGKHDKMGMNVVPLKELPPDEPKVVTLDLLKNMDPNDVQNEKSRGKLVVELTYKPFKEEDIPKEFDESGTVEKAPEGTPASGGMLVVIVHEAQDVEGKHHTNPYVRILFRGEEKKTKYVKKNRDPRWEEEFHFMLDEPPTNDKLHAEVQSVSSKIGLLHPKESLGYVDINLSDVVNNKRINEKYHLIDSKNGRIQIELQWRTSS; encoded by the exons ATGGGTTTCTTCAGTACTTTACTTGGGTTCACCGGATTTGGAGTTGGGGTTTCTGCTGGTCTCACCATTGGGTATTTCTGCTTCATCTACTTCCAGCCCAACGATGTGAAG GACCCTGCGATTCGCCCATTGATTGAACAAGACTCGGTTACTTTGCAGAGGCTACTTCCTGAGATACCCCTTTGGGTGAAAAATCCAGATTATGATCGT ATTGATTGGCTAAACAAGTTTATTGAATATATGTGGCCTGTTCTGGACAAG GCCATTTGCAAGACTGCCGAGAATATTGCAAAACCCATCATTGCTGAGCAAATTCCAAAGTATAAGATTGAATCAGCTGAATTTCAGAAATTAACTCTGGGATGTCTTCCCCCTACTTTCCAAG GTATGAAAGTCTACGTCACTGATGAGAAGGAGTTGATTATGGAACCATCTTTGAAATGGGCAGGAAATCCGAATGTTGTCCTTGTTCTCAAAGCATTTGGCTTGAAAGCAAGCATTCAG GTGGTGGATTTGCAAATATTTGCTGCGCCACGTATAACCCTAAAGCCATTGGTTCCAAGCTTTCCTTGttttgccaaaattcaagtctctCTCATGGAAAAG CCACACGTGGACTTTGGACTCAAGCTTTTTGGGGCTGATCTTATGTCAATTCCTGGTCTGTACAGGTTCGTTCAG GAGCTTATCAAAGACCAGGTTGCCAGCATGTATCTGTGGCCAAGAACCCTTGAAGTACCAATCATGGATCCAACAAA AGCCATGAAGAGGCCTGTAGGAATTCTCCATGTGAAGGTTCTGAAGGCTATGAATCTTAGAAAGAAAGATCTGCTGGGTGCATCAGACCCTTATGTAAAAGTAAAGCTCACCGAGGATAAGCTTGCATCAAAGAAAACTAAGGTGAAGCAGAGGAATCTGAACCCTGAATGGAACGAGGAATTTAATCTGGTTGTTAAAGATCCAGAAACCCAAGCTTTAgaacttcaagtttttgattGGGAGCAG GTTGGCAAGCATGACAAAATGGGTATGAATGTTGTCCCTTTGAAAGAACTTCCCCCAGATGAGCCAAAAGTTGTGACTCTTGATCTCTTGAAGAATATGGATCCCAATGATGTCCAAAATGAAAAGTCACGTGGAAAGCTGGTCGTGGAATTGACATACAAACCTTTCAAGGAAGAGGATATTCCAAAAGAGTTCGATGAGTCAGGTACTGTTGAAAAGGCTCCAGAAGGGACACCTGCTAGTGGAGGCATGCTTGTGGTTATAGTTCATGAAGCACAAGATGTCGAAGGAAAGCATCACACCAATCCGTATGTACGCATCCTTTttagaggagaagagaaaaaaactaaG TATGTAAAGAAGAATAGAGATCCAAGATGGGAGGAAGAATTTCATTTCATGCTTGATGAGCCTCCCACTAATGATAAGCTTCATGCGGAAGTACAAAGTGTTTCTTCAAAGATTGGCTTATTACATCCCAAG GAAAGTTTGGGCTATGTGGATATCAATCTGTCAGATGTTGTTAACAACAAAAGGATCAACGAGAAGTACCATCTCATAGATTCAAAGAACGGACGGATCCAAATTGAACTGCAATGGAGGACTTCTTCTTAA